Proteins from a single region of Fodinibius sp. Rm-B-1B1-1:
- a CDS encoding YafY family protein, with amino-acid sequence MNRIDRLTAIIIYLQGRQRVTVDELANRYNISNRTVYRDLRALQEVGVPIGSEKGKGYFIVKGYHLPPVMFDKDEAAALLAGERLMEKWSETKLSQSYSAALDKIRAVLRSREKEYLDTLDQHTKTFTYSDERQVEIDKRVFGFLQDAVVNGTVISIEYYSPYKDQHTQRDLEPLGLLIRGNYWYLAAWCRLRTDYRMFRVDRIESYKKTGEQLAESPEHSLQEFSEQSLREEQDLEEVTVQFDKEMVRYLGDQKYYRGWVSEEKVDGGIKMTFLTSSLEYFARWLLMWGKGVTVHQPEQLKERIRELSNELYRHHSS; translated from the coding sequence ATGAATCGAATTGACCGTTTAACAGCTATCATTATTTATCTTCAGGGACGCCAGAGAGTAACTGTAGATGAACTGGCGAACCGGTACAATATTAGTAATCGTACGGTTTATCGTGACCTTCGAGCGCTGCAGGAAGTGGGCGTTCCTATCGGATCTGAGAAAGGGAAGGGATATTTTATCGTCAAGGGATATCACTTACCGCCGGTCATGTTTGATAAAGATGAAGCAGCGGCCCTGTTGGCCGGGGAACGGCTGATGGAAAAATGGAGCGAAACCAAGCTAAGTCAATCTTATTCCGCTGCCCTGGATAAAATACGAGCCGTCCTCCGAAGCCGGGAAAAGGAATACCTCGATACTTTAGACCAACATACCAAAACATTTACCTATTCGGATGAAAGACAGGTTGAAATTGATAAGCGAGTATTTGGCTTTCTTCAGGATGCCGTAGTTAATGGCACAGTTATTTCAATAGAGTATTATTCGCCTTACAAAGATCAACACACCCAGCGGGACTTGGAACCGCTCGGCCTTCTTATTCGTGGAAACTACTGGTATCTGGCAGCTTGGTGTCGGCTGCGTACCGATTACCGGATGTTTCGAGTTGATCGGATAGAAAGCTATAAAAAAACCGGAGAACAACTGGCCGAATCACCGGAGCATAGCCTGCAAGAGTTTTCGGAACAGAGTCTGCGCGAAGAACAAGACCTGGAGGAAGTAACTGTGCAGTTTGATAAAGAGATGGTTCGTTATCTTGGTGACCAAAAATATTATCGAGGCTGGGTCTCAGAAGAAAAAGTAGATGGTGGAATTAAAATGACCTTTCTTACCTCATCGCTTGAATACTTTGCCCGCTGGCTGCTGATGTGGGGCAAAGGGGTGACGGTCCACCAACCTGAACAGCTTAAAGAACGGATACGAGAGCTGAGTAACGAGTTGTACCGACACCACAGCAGTTAA